CCACGCCTGGCAATTCCGGCTCGCAAGGGCCTCCCGTGGAATATGCGATATGAACCTCATGCCCCATCCGCGCCAACTCGGGCACTAGATAACTAAGCTGCCGCTCCGCTCCGCCGCCGCTGAGACAAGGGATAAAGTGAAGTATGCGCATACCCGGTTAAAACCCTCTCAAAACCATGTGCACTAACGCAGGAACCAAACAACCAAACTGCCGTTCAGCTCCCCTGTTGGAAAGATTAGGGAGAAGATGCATAATTTTCATGCGCTTACGCCCCATCTTGCGCCGCTGAAAGTTTTAGGATTGACAAAACCAGTTCCTTTTCTTCACGGTTTACCGCTTTAAAATAGGCCACAGCGCAGTAAACCAAACTGATCAAACCTGAGGAGATGATAAGCCCTGTCCATGATTGCGGCATTATGGTTTCATTAATTACAACGCACGCCGACCAAACCAAAACTGTTCCGGCAACCCCTCCCGCAAGTGGTTTTAAAAAAACTGTTTTATCTATGCCAAGTATCATGGCTGCGTATATCGGGGTAAACATCACATTTTTCAGCGTAAGCATAAGAGCTCCGGCCAGCGCCACGCCGTAAACGCCCAAGGGGGTGAATTTGCCCAGAATCAGGGCCAGACCGACCATCATCCCCCCGCCGGCGAGATTAACCAAACCGGGAACCCTGACTTTATTGGCCGCTGTCTGTATTGAAAGCAATGGAGATACAGCGAGGTTTATGCTTAGATGGGCGCACATTATAGCCAATAGAACGGAGTATTTGGCGAATTCAGGTCCAAGCCAAAGTTTTAAAATAGAACCTCCAAAGCCGCAGATAAGGCCTATGGGTAAAGCCATCCCTAAACCAAGAAACTTGAGGGATTTTTTGCACAACAAAAGCATCTTGTCCCGGTGGCCACGCGCAAACAGAATAAGAACCATGGGAGAAAACACCCCCGAAAAAACCTCGGCCATGGCCCGCAAAAGCACCGGCCATCGCATAAGCGCCCCATATTTTCCTGTAATTTCAGAGCCAAAAAGCAGATTAACGATTATTATATCTGCATTTAAAAAAAGTAAAACTCCTGCCCGGTTTATTGTAAGCCACCCGCTCATCCGGGTAATCTGCCCCAGTTTTTTAAAATCAAATTTTTTGATATTCAATTCAAGAAACGGGGCAAGTTCCCTCCAGGCCATAACGCTCAGGGCAAGCGCGGTCAAAGCACCAAACATAAAGGCTACTCCCACCCAACGAACCGCAGCCCCACACAGGGTAAAAAGAATAATTACAGGCAACGTGCGGGCCACAAGGGCTGATATAATAATCAGGTTTTGAATATCAAGCCGATTAAAGACATAAGCGGAAACAGAGAAATTGGCCGATATTATCCCTATCAGAAAACTCAACATTGAGAAAAAGAAAAGCCATCGGACCCCGCCCTCAACATTTGCAGGCATATTGAAAATCTGCGGGGCATACCATGCCAAAACCGCAACCGCAGGAAGAAGAGCAAGCGTCAATACTGTAACCGAAAAAAAGGCCGTGTTGAAAACGCGGTTTGCCGAACCAATATCATTCTTATGTATGTCAATAACCAGGTACCGCAAAACAGCTCCGTTTAGCGACATGGTTGCAATGCTTAAATATGCGGTAATAGAAACGGCAAGCGGGATAAGCCCATAAGCGCCAATCCCGAGATGGCGTATATAGTATGGCACCATTAAAAGACCAACCGCTATCTTAAAAAGAAAAGAAACCACATTAGCGGCCATGTTAGCCGGGAATTGCCTGCGGAAACCTCTGGTTTCTTTATTCATTGACTAAAAGATTCGTGGCGGACAATACCTATTTCTGTTTTAAAAGGCGTTGCACAAAGACATGCACATAAAATAATTTGCAGGGGTTTTTCAGGTTGGCGCCGATTCCCGCCGCTATGGCGAAGAACCAGCGGAACGGCTGGGTAGTTGGGCGATTGGACAGTGAAACTGCTGTGCGGCTTAACAGCTTGATACGCACTGCCGCAAAATAGTTCCACCCCGGTTTGCGGAGGCAGGATATTTTGTTTTCCTGCCTTGATTGACAACCCTAAAACTTCCCCGACTGCAACAAACAACTCACCTTAGAACACCTTTATCACTATTCCGGCGGTTAGGGCGACATTCATCAGTATCTGTGAGAAGTCGCGGATTTCCCTCAGCCAGGCTATGCGGTCGAATTTCTCGGGCACTACAATGGTGTCGCCGGGTTCTACACGGGACTTGAAGAAAAAGAAATGTTTAGCCTTGCGGGCGGAACCGTCTGCCTTCAGGATGAAGGTTTTGCCGGAGTTGGCATAATCGGCGTAGCCGCCGGCCATGTCAATATAGTCGGTGTAATTGCCGCCTGAGTATACAAAACTGCCCTGCGACATTACGGCGCCGGCCGCGCTTACCACTCCGGATCTTGACGGCAGGGTTATCATATCGCCGTCTTCAAGCTCTATGTCGTAGTCTGAGTTTTTAAGGCTCTTTATAGTTGCAATTTTTATCTGCACCCGGCCCCTGGCTCTAAGCCCTTTAAGGGAGTCTATGAATTTTCTCTTGGCCTCCATTTCGGCCTGTTTACCCTGCACATCTTCGGCGGAAAGAGCGGTTTGCATTTTGACGGAGGACTCAACAAACAGCTCTTTCTCAAGCCGGGCGGCTATTTCTTCAAGGTTCTGCTGCTGCTGGCGCCGGGCGCTTTCGCGCGTAAAAACCACGCCTTTGGTATAAGCTTTATCGGTGAATCCGCCGGCGCGCTCAAGCACGGAGGAAAGAAGCTCTCCTTTTTTTACGGTGTAAACGCCGGGGTGGTTAAATTCCCCTTCAAGTGTAACGGTTTTATAAAGTTTCCAGTCGGGAATGGGTTTTACCATTATGTGATCGTTGGCTTTAAGTGTGAAATTATCCAGCTCCGCGCCGGTAAGCGCTTTGGTAAGGTTTATATTGAAGCGCTCGGTAATTACTCCGGCGCTTGAGAGGGCTACGCGGGTTAACTCCGCCTGGTCGGATGAATAAGACATAAGGCCGCCGGCGAGTTTTATAATGTCTTTGATAGTGGTGCGCCCCTGGAGGATTCCGAATTTACCGGGATAGGGCACGGCCCCGGCCACCTGCACGGCGCTGTCGTCTTCAATTATGGGGAAAACACTTACCGAGTCACCGTCCTGCAGAACTATGTTGGTTGCGGGGTCTTTTTCCAAATCACCCAAGCCGCTTTCAAGGAAATCGCGGAATTTATGGTCGAAAATGCGCCGCATGGCCACCCTGCCCCGAAAAGCGGTATTGTCAAAGCCTCCGGCCATGGTTATAAGGTCCAGCAGACATGTGCCCTCTTTAAGTTCGTAAATGGCCGGGGTTTTGACCTGGCCGGAAACGGCGGCCATTGGTCCTACCGGCGGGATAAAAACCACATCCTCGTTTAGGAGTTTTGAGTCCTTTGACTTGTCTCCTTTCAACAGCAGGTCGTAGAGGTCAAACGTGGTTACGGTCTTGCCGCTGCGTTTAAGTTGTATCTCGCGCATGGAGCCGTTTTTATCCGGGCCGCCGGCTTCAAAAAGCGCGTTTACAAGCGTTGAAAGCGAGGAAATGGTATAGGCTCCCGGGCGCCTTGCGTTGCCCACCACATAAATTCTTATGGAATGCAGCGAGCCGAAAGTTACATTGAGATTATAGTCGCTGTAGCTTTTGGAAAGTTCCTTGTTGACCGTCTCCTTAAGCTCTCCGAATGAAAGCCCGGCCACGGAAATAATTCCGATTTTGGGGATAGAGATATTGCCGTCCCTGTCCACTACCACAGCCCAGCGGCCTTCTATCCGGCCCCAGACTGAAATTATTATTTCGTCGCCGGGACCCGCGATATAATCCGGCGTTACCGGCACATTTTTGGCGGAGGCGAAAGCTGTGGGCTGATTGCGGAAAAGCGAGTAGCCAAATTGCTTTACGGCAGTTCCGGAAGATGACTTGGCCAGAAAATCCTCAAAAGCTGACGGGGTTTCAGGTTCCTGTTTTAAGACGAGCCGCGTTTCTTCAAACTCAGCCGGAGAGGACGGCTGCGCGGCCATGGTTTTTTCGAGCGACTGTCCAAATTGCGCAGACGCCCCGGTTGCGGCGGACGCCTGAGCCTGGTCGGACATAAAGGGGTTATAGGCAAAAGCCCGGCAAGGAAAGGTAAAGCTTAAAACGGCTAAAAAGAAAACCAGGACATTTTTCATTTGATCTCCATGTGTAAAAACGCGAGACAACTTACAAATTTTACGCACTAATCCGACAACAGAATAACCAACAATTAACAATTCCCCGCGCTCGGCCAGTAAAAACTCTTATCTCCCCGACAACTACCACCCTGCACCCAATTATCCCCTCTGTCCTCCTAGTGGTTATGCATCTGGCAGGCGTCCATTCCGAACAGCGGCTTGTCGTCGGCGAACGGCGAAATGGCGCGCAGGCGTTCTATTATCGCCGGCATTTCTTTCAGCACGAAATCCACTTCTTCTTCGGTATTGTAAACGCTGAGCGAGAACCTTATTGAGCCTTGGGCGAAAGTTTGCGGCACACTCATGGACCTTATCACATGCGACGGCTCAAGCGAACCGGAGGTGCAGGCCGAGCCGGACGAGGCGCAAATGCCCTTTTCGCTCAGCATTATTAAAATTGATTCGCCTTCCACATATTCAAAGCTGATGTTTACCGTATTGGGCAGGCGCTCGGCCCCGATGCCGTTGATTTTGGTGTTTTTTATGGCTTTTGAGAGGCCCTGCTCAAGACGGTCGCGCAGGCCCTTAACATAAGTATTTTCTTTCTTAAGGTTTGAGGCGGCCAGTTCCGCCGCTTTGCCGAGGCCCACTATGTAGGGCACATTTTCGGTGCCTGCCCGGCGCCCGTGCTCCTGATGGCCCCCCATCATGAACGGCATGAAGCGCGAGCCTTTTTTGAGGTAAAACGCGCCTATCCCCTTTGGCGCGTGCAATTTGTGCCCCGAAATGGAAAGCATGTCTATTTTGGCGTCTTTGAGGTTTATGGGCAGTTTGCCGGCCGCCTGAACGGCGTCGGTGTGGAATAAAACACCTTTGGCGTGAGTTATGCGGGCCGCTTCTTCCACCGGAAAAACCACACCGGTTTCGTTATTTGCCCACATTATGGAAACCAAAGCGGTGTCGGGGGTAAGCGCAATTTTTAAATCCTCTAAATTCAGCCTGCCGTGTTCGTCCACAGGCAGATAGGTGACGCGCCAACCCTGGCTCTCAAGGAATTTTGCCACATTCATCACCGCCGGGTGTTCAACTTTTGTGATGATGATGTGTTTTTTATCCGGGAAGGCGCGAACTGCGGACCAAAGCGCTGTGGAATCGGACTCGGTACCGCAGCTGGTAAATATTATTTCCTCAGGCATTGCACCAAGAAGGGCGGCCACACGCTCGCGTGCCTGGTCGAGATACTTCTGCACCCCGCCGCCAAAAAAATGCATGCTTGAGGGGTTGCCGTAAAACTCGCCGAAGAATGGCTGCATTTCCCGCTCTACTTCCGGCGCAGTGCGGCTGGTGGCGTTGTTATCAAAATAAATCACTTTTTCATTGTCCATAAAATTCTATTCGTATCATCTTCTACTGCCATACGCCTTAGGCCGTAAGCCATAGGAAGAAAGGTTGCCATAAGCCGTATGCTTTAGGCCATAAGCTATAAGGAAACTCCTAAAAAGCATATGGCATACGGCGTAAAGCT
This Elusimicrobiota bacterium DNA region includes the following protein-coding sequences:
- a CDS encoding SLBB domain-containing protein, with protein sequence MKNVLVFFLAVLSFTFPCRAFAYNPFMSDQAQASAATGASAQFGQSLEKTMAAQPSSPAEFEETRLVLKQEPETPSAFEDFLAKSSSGTAVKQFGYSLFRNQPTAFASAKNVPVTPDYIAGPGDEIIISVWGRIEGRWAVVVDRDGNISIPKIGIISVAGLSFGELKETVNKELSKSYSDYNLNVTFGSLHSIRIYVVGNARRPGAYTISSLSTLVNALFEAGGPDKNGSMREIQLKRSGKTVTTFDLYDLLLKGDKSKDSKLLNEDVVFIPPVGPMAAVSGQVKTPAIYELKEGTCLLDLITMAGGFDNTAFRGRVAMRRIFDHKFRDFLESGLGDLEKDPATNIVLQDGDSVSVFPIIEDDSAVQVAGAVPYPGKFGILQGRTTIKDIIKLAGGLMSYSSDQAELTRVALSSAGVITERFNINLTKALTGAELDNFTLKANDHIMVKPIPDWKLYKTVTLEGEFNHPGVYTVKKGELLSSVLERAGGFTDKAYTKGVVFTRESARRQQQQNLEEIAARLEKELFVESSVKMQTALSAEDVQGKQAEMEAKRKFIDSLKGLRARGRVQIKIATIKSLKNSDYDIELEDGDMITLPSRSGVVSAAGAVMSQGSFVYSGGNYTDYIDMAGGYADYANSGKTFILKADGSARKAKHFFFFKSRVEPGDTIVVPEKFDRIAWLREIRDFSQILMNVALTAGIVIKVF
- the nifS gene encoding cysteine desulfurase NifS — translated: MDNEKVIYFDNNATSRTAPEVEREMQPFFGEFYGNPSSMHFFGGGVQKYLDQARERVAALLGAMPEEIIFTSCGTESDSTALWSAVRAFPDKKHIIITKVEHPAVMNVAKFLESQGWRVTYLPVDEHGRLNLEDLKIALTPDTALVSIMWANNETGVVFPVEEAARITHAKGVLFHTDAVQAAGKLPINLKDAKIDMLSISGHKLHAPKGIGAFYLKKGSRFMPFMMGGHQEHGRRAGTENVPYIVGLGKAAELAASNLKKENTYVKGLRDRLEQGLSKAIKNTKINGIGAERLPNTVNISFEYVEGESILIMLSEKGICASSGSACTSGSLEPSHVIRSMSVPQTFAQGSIRFSLSVYNTEEEVDFVLKEMPAIIERLRAISPFADDKPLFGMDACQMHNH